The genomic interval AGTAAATCAATTAagatataattatcaaaattaaaataattggataaaattacaaatttttgaaaagatttggttcttttttttttttttggtgctaTTTGCCCAATTTTAAATATGAAGGAGTTGAAAGATCAAATACATGCTTCTGACTCAATTCTGAGTGATATAATTGTAACATccgaaattttagaaataaataataattattaatttcaacgTTTTAAAGTGATTGGTAACTATGGAATATTTGTgagttaaagaaatttaaatgaggatattgaatttattgtatttctaaATGAGGAAGTGATAAGAAATTTCGAGAACTTAGATTATTAAGtgtttaagataaattaaatattataaaaattaatatatatatatataaaataaaataattaaataaaataagagattgCAAATTGGTGTAAGTTGCTGTGCGTAAGTTactcttaaaattaataaataaattatatatacatatataatattatcatatGTTAACGTATGGGTATTGTGGAGCCACGTCCAGCCTCTGCAAATTGGAGTCCAATCtgttttaattaagtaaaatggGATGTTTGCCTAGGGATGTGGGAATAGCTTGGGCACTGAGATTTGTCCTGCCAATTTAAGGCCATTTTGTCCAGAATCCATGCGTGAAgcagagaggaaaagagagaaggaaggaaagaaaattaagggaaaagAGGTGCGGCTAACTTGggcaagaaataaaattaagtaattttggagttaattCGTGATAAAGATAGTCAGAGACGTGGATATAATTAGTGTAAGTGTTTTATATTTAGATCATAAGTTTTACACAGTCAAATTACGTGTTTTATACgattagatttgattaatataggtcgtagatttattattttttgttaaacgTTTTACTACACAGCGAGAGTGTGAAATGGTCAAGAATCAGCTAAGTAAAGACAAGCTCTTAACCATCTTCTCGTGTTCTTTATTTCTCGTGAAAGTTTCTGTAGTTTCTAgtattttattctctccctcactgtgactcggttccacgcactAATAATGATAATCCGCGTGATAGCTACCCTAcgacttttatttatttaatgaggTTATTGTTAGTGGAAAGAGTTAAACAGTGATGTTTTGGTGTCTTTCATTACATCCATCACGGGGCTTTGTATCGCTTCGCTTccattgggaatgatgccgtacccgttgggctaggttcttagaaaagttgattatggtttaatggggttaaattaataatttattatgtatgttgagatggttttatgtgaatgagaaggaatgagaatggtatcacGATGTTATacggttatgtacatgaagagttatggagaaatgttgtgtaaaGTTAAGTTGAgaagatataaaattaatagTATTTATGTGTGTTTTAAGAGTATGGGGTACAAGCCACTGACTGTCAACTATGGGTCGTGACTGTTGAtgactggatgtatgggcgccagtcatcggctgttacgataagcaTTAGACGGGCCAAAAGAGCTAGTACTGTCAGATTCCCGCATTgatttgtgcatatcatgatgtgtgtgttgcatagggtttgggttgcattcactactaggacatgctttgtgtgtgatgggatgtgtgagcatttgcatgacccgattggtttaagagccaacttgggtactctaggtgagccggtgcatttagagcatatcgtatgtgtgaattcttatgtgggcgtagcatggcttgatgcttggtttatgggggtctTGTCATCACGTTGATACTACATAAGACATTGCATTtactatttgttgcattgcatggtgagaataTAAGTCCGAGAAAAGACCTTAGAAATTAGCTTGGGGAAAGCCCGAGAGAGCTTTGACTCGGCTTAGAGTTTAGCTCGGGGGAAGCCCGAGAGAGCTTCGACTCGGCTTAGAAATTAGCTTAGGGGAAGCCCGAGGGAAGTCCCGGTAGATTAGCCGGGGAGTGCAAGGTTATGATATGGGCGAGTTGCGGGGCATCGACCCGGTAGGTTAGCTGGGGAGTGCGAATCCCGAACCTAAGGTTAGGTGGTCTCATGTTATATACATGTTATGATTGTCAACAAAAGGCATGTTATGATGACAGGAAAAAGtcaaatgttgaatgtcaggaaaagccaaCCATGGTTAGGAAACGACAGGTCCTATtgaatgatgaaatggtagcctatgtcAAGCTGcagcaggtttgtatgcgggacttgggtgccaatgtatTGTTTATATGGGCCCCAATAACCATTTATGTgcagttgattttatgttatgcatttagaagtaaggcatgtatggatcatgacatggtgtggttgcattggcacGAATTGCATGAAATGTTGGGAAGAGTCATATCCATAACCAATTGCcttcctttcatgagcttgctgagtctcgcgactcatctttgtttttcatcattccaggtaagagtatcCTGAGATCGCAAGTGCGTACGGTAGAGTTGCGTTCAGATCATCTAGTcaggatagcaagtgcagagctctctcGAAACTAGATCCTGTGTGTCATTATACTTATGTTCaggttaatgttttatgtttgagatatatgtgtattttgTAAGCCAAAAGGGGCTCACGGTGATCAGCTATGTAATGACGATTATGAAAAGTGATATTAAAGaaagattataattttaataagggttgtatTATTattcggtatcattttagtaatgacttTCTCTCGAATCTTCTTAGTGCACGGGAGCTCCGAGAGGTGGGCCGTTACAATAACTCAAtgcattttgatttatttaaggTTAATACACATGGTGAcctctaaataattaaaaaatatggtatttaatttataatgtgtaaaatatcaagattcaatatattaattattaaaaaatattattttaagtttttgtcGTGACAAAACATTATCGCATGCATGAACACAAAGTTTTCGTGAGTGAATGCTACGTCAacaatacatattatattagatttattacataaatataacatttggtctataacaattaaaaattttgacattttatctctgatatgataaaaaaaaccaaatttgataaaacaaaaaaatctaaatttcataaaaagacctaaatttttcataaaaatattaaaaaaaaaaaaaaaacaatgatggagtttattttgtcacttattGTTTAAGACCTCATTTGATAATTTCAAtgaagtttttgttatttttcatttgaattcttgttATCATAGTTTCTATTAgctctttttatgaaatttggtcctttttgtaatatttttaggTATCTTATGAaacttagttatttttttaatatttgtaagtatttttatgaaattgtaggtttttttaaaaatatttttaggtctttttcaatgaattttcaaggccttttacaaaatttaggtgtgtgttttttttttttttatcaaatttggttttcttttttattatcaagaactaaatgtcaaatattttaattattgagaggttaaatctcatatttatgtattaatcaTAATTTGATGTGTCTTATTGACGTAATATCCTAAGTAGTGTAAATAATGGCTCCGTTTCCTCTCAgtcacaataaaaaattaaaataacaatttttaatagttgaaataCTAAATTTCgatattttatacattaaaaattaaatatcatattttttaattattgaaaggtcaatatatgcatttagccttatatttattctttaaatatCAATCAATCTTTATTATGTGCAAATACATAATTCTCATGTTGTGTGTGCCCACATGGAAAACTCTTTTtaggttaaatttatatttttattttttatatgattatttaatttttttattattttaattatactattttatgtatatttttaagtaaatttaactcttatattttaacataaatagAGTTTGacgtgtattttattattttaatttatttattttatataaaaatatatagattaaatttattttaaaatataaatttaaatacgtaatcaaaataatacaaaaattaacttatcaaaataattttttatacatgTATGCAAGAGATTGAATTGAGTTTTGATAAGTGAATTGAATATAGATTTTTATGGTTTATAATTTAAGGCtgcattctctttacttttcaatttttagttttaagttttgaatttatttttaattttttattttgataatctatttttaaaaaattgaaaacgcgttctctttgtcattttaaaaaattattttttaaaacagaaaattagaaaacgcgttctctttgaaattttaaaaatatttttttaataatattttattcaataaatttgattattaagtaaattataaatatttaatattaatatattattaaaaaaatatatacattttaaagttaatgaattttgtaatattttgttccattacaataataaaatatgaataaataaataagtagatgtattttgagtttagagtttgttttggatgaaaacacttaaaataattttttttgttttgagttttctttatatttttttttatttttaaaaatatatttttaaaaataataaaaaaacgtatttttattattttaaaaaattaaaaataaaaaataacttgaaaatagtaaagaactAAAGAACGTAATATAAGATTTTTaagaaagaatttttaaaaaattagggGTAAATGAAAGGGAAACGGGGGAGAGCCGAAACCATCAAAAAGAAGGGGGGAATAATTGGGTGCCCCGCGCCCAATAAAACCAAGTCCACGTGTAAAGACGTAAACCACTTAAAATCCGTTATCCACACCATATCTCTCCCCCTTCTCTCAAACCACCAGATTTACAGTCGCCTATTGATAcacctatacatatatatatatagagagagagagagagagagagagtgacagAAGGAAAGGAACACTCTTCACCAGCATATGTGACACTCTTCTCCATATTCCATATCCTTCTTTCTGTGGATGAGAGCTACCACTTCAATGGCATTTCCGCAGCTTCTGCACTCtccgtcttcttcctctctcactCCCAAGCCTTGCCTAAACCCTAATTCgctaaaccctaaccctagatcTGTGTCCCTCACGCCGTCTCCGCCCGGCCGATGCCAGCGCCGGCGGAAGCCTGATTCCCTCCGGTGCTCGGCGTCGTCCTTCTCGGAGAAGCACCACACGGGGTCTCCCAAATCCGACGACGTCGTCGAGCTCCCGCTGTTTCCCCTCCCTCTCGTGCTCTTCCCCGGCGCGATTCTCCCGTTACAGATCTTCGAGTTCAGATACCGCATGATGATGCACACTCTTCTGCAGACTGATCTTCGGTTTGGTGTCATCTATTCGGACTCCGTCACGGGCACCGCCGACGTCGGCTGCGTCGGCGAGGTTGTTAAGCACGAGAGGCTTGTCGACGACCGGTTCTTTTTGATATGCAAGGGACAGGAGCGGTTCCGAGTGACGAGGCTGGTCCGGACGAAGCCGTACTTGGTGGCGGAGGTGGTGTGGTTGGAAGACCGCCCGTCCGGTGACGGAGCCGAGGACTTGGAGTCTCTGGCGAATGAGGTGGAGACTTATATGAAGGATGTGATTCGGTTGTCGAATCGGTTGAACGGGAAGCCCGAGAAGGAGGTCCAGGACTTGCGCCGGAACTTGTTTCCGACGCCATTTTCGTTCTTTGTTGGGAGCACGTTTGAAGGCGCGCCGAGAGAGCAGCAGGCGCTGCTTGAATTGGAGGATACAACGACGAGattgaagagggagagagagacgtTAAGGAATACCCTTAATTACTTGACCGCTGCCTCTGCTGTTAAAGATGTGTTTCCGTCTTCATAGGATTGGGGGACATAGTACAGAGCGTAAAGAGCTAGAGTACGATGAGAAAGTAATAGGTATTTAATTCTTGCTCATGTGTATTTATCACACTCGAATGATCTAAGAACTGTaaattttgatacttaaatttGGTCTATTTCCCTAATTTTCAGATACTAGGTATGCGAAATGCGTAGCCATAAGTTAAAAGATATCTGTAATGTTAAGTGCTCTCCCAGTTGGTATCAATAAGTTTTCTATTCTGAGTATTTGTCTTAAAGACAAAACTGGTGTGAAGAATTCATGAGGATTACTGAGTTTGATGTATGCTTGCATATTGGGAAAATGAAGTGAGAACAGAGTGCAtgtttttctttcctctctctctctctggtttaTTGGAACTGAAAGAATGGAAACTTGAGTATAAGATACAATGTGTCAAACCAATACTGGAAAGTAGAAGTCAGGCTGTTAAGTCATCTTGCCCACAAGTGACTATCTTCTATCAGGGTTTCTAAGGGATAGCTTCTGAATAATTTCCTATATCAGTTTCTGGTCAGGGTTTCCTAAGTATAGTACACTAGGCTCTTTAAATCACATCAAGCATAAATTTCCCTGCCTTGTTCCGCTTCAATGTTACCCTGCAGTCTGTTGGTCGTGACCTTGAATCACTGGAGTGAAAATTCTGACTTCACCCAAAAGTGGGCTATTGGAAATATTTGATGGCTTTTACCGTTTAGACCAGTGAATATGGGTTAACATTTCCTTCCCACCAAGATATAGGATACTGGTGTAACATCCAGTGATAGCTGCTTGAATCTGTATATTAGTTTGCTGATAAACGTTTTGGCTCACTGTATAGTAGAGCATTTATCTATAGTTTGACAGGTATGGAACAATTCTGCCATTTAGAATTATTAGCACGAAACCCCTCTTTGCTTACTAGTTTAATTCATTAAATATTGTTGTTTAAGAGGGTGTAATCTTACATTGAGTTTGTGATAGTTTTGGATATCGTTATGGTTGATGGAGCAATGCCTTTCCTCGGTCCCAACCCAAGATGGTGGTGTAATTGGCGGCAACTTGAAGTTTGAATGCCAATCATCTAATTTGAATTCATCTTAACAATCTATTAGAAAGATCTGTCAGTAATgaagttttatttgattgtcACATTAAGTATCAAATAGGCTTTTGTATTCACTCGGGCAGAAAGTCATATTCTAGTCATTTTCAGCAACAAATTACCACCTTGAATACTCATTCTTCCTCTTGATTGTCCTCCTTCCCTTAATCAAGCTGCAGACTGGATCATTCACTATTCACAATGCTCATTAGGGTCAAGTTTGCAGCGTGCAAACCTAATTTTACCAGTTTAAACTAGCTGTGTCCATTAACAAGCTTTGCTGCAGACAATAGTGAACAAATCTGGTTCATGAATCAGTGGAGGAGAGACCAGGTTTCTACATAAAACTTGCAATGCAATCAATCAATAACAGCAGAAGATCAGCTATAGTTCTTAGCATAAGCTTAACCTAAATTACTCCGCAGCGTGTACAAAAATGAAGTGTATTTCCAagctacaacaacaaaagaaattgcCCCCTCTGTGTGTGCCAGAATCCAACCAAGCATCGCGGCTTGCAGCTATCTATCTAAACATTCAAAACCTGTAGAAGAGAGCCCCATCCATCCAGCCAGCTGAAAGAGTCCTTCTTCCTAGCCCCTTTCACCATCGTCACATTATCGGTCCTCTGCAATTACATTACAGTCGGCTGTCAAAACCCCGGCCCCACTCAAAATTCTAGTACAGGAAACATAGAAATACAAACCTTGAGGCACTGCTTCCTTCTAGTGTCACAGATGGGGTAATCGTGCGGGCAACAGGTGCGGTGATCCCTGCAGCACACGGCTGACTCCAGCTCGCAGCACTTCCAGGAGAAGCATATGCCGAGGAGTCGCCATGTGCAGCAACAGGTTTCCCCCTGCGGGCAGCTCGTGAAAATATCGCACTTCGTAGGGCCGGGCGGTGGAGGGGGTGGGGGGTTAGGGCCAGACTTAATCGGGTAGGAAGCCAGCATGTTGATCCCGCAGACTCCTTCTGAGCTGCCACTGTTGCGAAGCATGTACATGTAGCCATTCATGCCCCAATGCCTTCCCCAAGAGTTCTTTATGATCCAGTAATCAACCCCATTCTCTGAACCATACCCTACAATCAATACAGCATGATCCAAAGAAGTTGAGCAAGGCCCAGTAAAAATCCCCTGTTACAGATATTGTCCAACCAGATCGATCAAATCATAAACCATTCCGAATCCATAACTGGAACTAAAATCACATACTGAATGATAAGTGGGATTCAGTATAACCTTGGAGTATAACTGAAATGTTCTTTCGCTGCCGCATACACCGGCGCTTACAGGCTGAGCCACCACGGCTTTCAGCAGGCGTTCCTCGTCATTTGAGGGAACATCGGTGTAACCATCAATGGTCACAACGTGTCTCTTTAACtgcattattataataaaagacctttataactcatatcaAAGTCGAGATATATATAGTCTCAAACAAAATCTCAAAGTGGGTGTAGAGTATTGGAATGGAAGTAAGAAGTTTACCTTCTCCTTGTTGCATGACCTGTCCCCCCCTTGAAAGGGGTAATCTTCCTCGGTGTCAATCCCATGATTTTTCACAACAAATTCATACGCATAGTCCATGAGGCCGCCATTGCAGCCGCTGTTGTAAGATCGATCGCAGTCGACCAGCTCTTGTTCCGAGAGGCTGACGAGAGATCCGGTAACAATTTTGTTGATTCCTTCCATTGCGCCTGTGGCTGAAAATGCCCAACAAGCACCTAAACAATAGGAGACACTACGATAAGCTCTCAACCTTAGGTAAATTAGAGACTTTTTCACGTCTCGAACCTGTAACTTTCTAATTACAAAGAAGCAACATTAATGTTACTTCAAAAACTCACTCTCAAGCAAACGTGCCAATACAAGTAAAAGCAAAACCATTGCAAAAACAACCTTACAAGTGTGAAAAGGGGAAGCCTTTGCAATAGTAGGCATCCAATGGTTGAGACAAGAAGCATAAATATTCATATAGTGACGCCGTGGGGATCGACAAAAAAATTTAGTTAGTCAGACAGActaaacaaagaaaacaccATGGAAtcacaaaatttgagaaaacGAAATTTTTTGAAACTTGATTAATGATCAACCCCTGCGGCCAAAAGGCTTGAGTGTGTGTAAATAGAAGCCAAAAATCCTAGTAAGGGCAAAGCaataaaacagaaaataaataccaacaaaaaataatacaaaatagaaaaaagggTCAAAACTGATGATTTTGAGGCCCGAAATACCCCTAAATGATTTAATGTTTAGGCATGTTGTAGAGCATTGAATAAGCCTCCCAAAGATATCTTACGGTGCATATAACTCCTCTTGGATTGAAAGTTATGGCTCATTAAAATTAGAGTGCGAAAATTAGGCCCTATTCAACTTTTGATGGTCCACCGACACATATATTCCTTTCAAACCACCTCCACATCATACACGTACTGCCCAATCATGGCAGATCTTGCATGTTTTGCACATCTTGTCATTATGTATTTTTGATGTGGCTAAAATTAACACACCAATGGTATGCCACCACATAGACAAGGGAGACACGTCAGTGACGTCACACAAATCACATTTGATAtcccacaaaaataaaatacaccaaTGTGATTCCACCATCAGTGGTAACCATTAGTGAGCCTTTTCCAAGGAAGTATTAATAAGCTCATAGACGCATCTATAACAAATCATATCACGACACAAAATTCAAGATTTGGGACGGATAGACTCCCTACAAGATTGTAAAAACGCCCCAAGGCACGTAGATTCCTTAGAATTGCAAACTCCATAGAGAAAAGATAGCCTCCCTAGAAGAACTCCTAGCGAGCACACAAGTCGATTATGTGGGGATGTAAAGAAGCAAGGCAAGTCGACTCTATTATAAAATGCTTGGTCTCATATCAAAGATAGTCCTTGCTCAAGCTCATCACTTGCTTGGATTTATAAATACAAAGGTACGATAACCATGTAAAGTATATTCTCTCTTAGTCTTAGGCATTCTGTACTCACacatcttttctctctccttaaGCCTCATGACTTTTGACTTAATTATCAAAGAGCTTTCCCAAGTACACTCCGAGCTAGTTCTCTATTGTGGTTTCAGGTACCTCGATGGTTGCTACACAACTCAAGGCGTTGCAAGgtatagaaaaaattaaaaataaaagaccaaaaaaaccctaaaaacaaaaattagagaCAGGAAACCCCTGTTTAGTTTCGGAaaacattttttagttttctactCGGGTTTTATAGCTAAATATgtcttaaaattttatgtttagaaAAATCATGgcatttactttaaaaaaaaattatattttctgatgttctttaattcatagtaaaaagttcaaaaattagaaaaccgAGTTCTCTATTTTCAAACAAGAAAGTCAATTACTTAAGAGAACAACAAATCAAGCCTAGAGAATAGTCAATTGGGCTATCGATCCTGAGCCGATCGGCAGAAGAAAAGGGCAAAACATGAACTATGAAATGAGTATGTTTACTTGAAGTGACAAGCCAAGCAATTATAAGAGAAtgcaggagaagaagaagatcaaatCACTTATCAACATAGAGAGAACAACAAATCAAGAGAATCGGCAGAAAACGAGGGCGAAACATGATATGTTTCCTCCTCTACAATAACTATGAAATGAGTATGTTTGCTTGAAGTGACAAGCCGAGCAATCAGAGTCTAGCCACCACCACCAATCAACGGCAAAATGGCCCAGTTTCTACACAGATTTTTGTATGTTTATTGTCGGAAGTAATCTATCAATGCGCAGCAATAAAAGGGCGAAGAAACTTAGCGATTACAGAGAAAGACCCACATACCGCAACTGCCCTGATCTTTGACGGGCGTGACGGCGCCAGTCTTCCTCCAATCCACCAAAGAAGGAACGCGGAGAGCGGGGCCGGAATCCTCCGGCGGCGGCCTGAAGTGGAATTGAGATGGGGCGGCGGAGAGGCCCAAGCGGGAGGCCTTGAACTCGTGGAGGGTGAGATCGGCGAAGGCGTTGAGCGAGAGCGTGTAG from Diospyros lotus cultivar Yz01 chromosome 8, ASM1463336v1, whole genome shotgun sequence carries:
- the LOC127808409 gene encoding low-temperature-induced cysteine proteinase, whose product is MDWLRLWSLAILTLLSPLPLSLSSFTSGLFDDWCKLHGKAYSDSHERLHRLRVFEDNYAFVARHNALANSSYTLSLNAFADLTLHEFKASRLGLSAAPSQFHFRPPPEDSGPALRVPSLVDWRKTGAVTPVKDQGSCGACWAFSATGAMEGINKIVTGSLVSLSEQELVDCDRSYNSGCNGGLMDYAYEFVVKNHGIDTEEDYPFQGGDRSCNKEKLKRHVVTIDGYTDVPSNDEERLLKAVVAQPVSAGVCGSERTFQLYSKGIFTGPCSTSLDHAVLIVGYGSENGVDYWIIKNSWGRHWGMNGYMYMLRNSGSSEGVCGINMLASYPIKSGPNPPPPPPPGPTKCDIFTSCPQGETCCCTWRLLGICFSWKCCELESAVCCRDHRTCCPHDYPICDTRRKQCLKRTDNVTMVKGARKKDSFSWLDGWGSLLQVLNV
- the LOC127808410 gene encoding uncharacterized protein LOC127808410: MRATTSMAFPQLLHSPSSSSLTPKPCLNPNSLNPNPRSVSLTPSPPGRCQRRRKPDSLRCSASSFSEKHHTGSPKSDDVVELPLFPLPLVLFPGAILPLQIFEFRYRMMMHTLLQTDLRFGVIYSDSVTGTADVGCVGEVVKHERLVDDRFFLICKGQERFRVTRLVRTKPYLVAEVVWLEDRPSGDGAEDLESLANEVETYMKDVIRLSNRLNGKPEKEVQDLRRNLFPTPFSFFVGSTFEGAPREQQALLELEDTTTRLKRERETLRNTLNYLTAASAVKDVFPSS